One Actinosynnema pretiosum DNA segment encodes these proteins:
- a CDS encoding hemolysin family protein: MDGYWWNVALVAVLVLVNAVFAGSEMALVSLREGQIRALEREGGRGARTLVKLARDPNRFLATIQIGITLAGFLASAAAAVTLAAPLVPLLDFLGSAADPVAVALVTIVLTFFTLVLGELAPKRLAMQNALRWASFVAKPLDVLSAVSRPAVWLLSKSTNAVVRLFGGNPDAAEEQLSPEELSDLVSGQQGLNPEQREIITGALEIHARRLREVLVPRREVVTLPVDMAIPQARAELVASGRSRAPVVRTGHLDDVVGVVHLRDLLDDGVSLTQVARQAVVFPDSLRVVDALRRFKTEREQFALVVDEHGAVDGIVTLEDLLEEVVGEIYDETDRDVLEVRREEDGAMVLPGTFPVHDLVDLGVELRDPPEGDYTTVAGLILVELGLVPEGPGDRAAVAGWDFEVLAVEHHAITSVRLRRAEPAEADVEQDPDGQVVGAD, from the coding sequence GTGGACGGATATTGGTGGAACGTGGCGCTGGTGGCCGTGCTGGTCCTGGTGAACGCGGTGTTCGCCGGCAGCGAGATGGCGCTGGTCTCCCTGCGGGAGGGCCAGATCAGAGCCCTGGAGCGGGAAGGGGGTCGTGGCGCGCGCACGCTGGTCAAGCTCGCCCGCGACCCGAACCGCTTCCTGGCGACGATCCAGATCGGCATCACCCTGGCGGGCTTCCTGGCGTCGGCGGCGGCGGCCGTGACGCTCGCCGCGCCGCTGGTGCCGCTGCTGGACTTCCTGGGCAGCGCGGCCGACCCGGTCGCCGTGGCGCTGGTCACGATCGTCCTCACGTTCTTCACGCTGGTGCTCGGCGAGCTCGCGCCCAAGCGCCTGGCGATGCAGAACGCGCTGCGGTGGGCCAGCTTCGTGGCCAAGCCGCTCGACGTGCTGTCGGCGGTCTCCCGCCCGGCGGTGTGGCTGCTGAGCAAGTCGACCAACGCGGTCGTGCGGCTGTTCGGCGGCAACCCGGACGCCGCCGAGGAGCAGCTCAGCCCGGAGGAGCTGAGCGACCTGGTGTCCGGGCAGCAGGGCCTGAACCCGGAGCAGCGCGAGATCATCACCGGCGCGCTGGAGATCCACGCCCGCCGGTTGCGCGAGGTCCTGGTGCCGCGCCGCGAGGTCGTGACGCTGCCCGTGGACATGGCGATCCCGCAGGCGCGCGCCGAGCTCGTCGCGTCCGGCCGCTCGCGCGCGCCTGTCGTGCGCACCGGCCACCTGGACGACGTCGTCGGCGTCGTGCACCTGCGGGACCTGCTCGACGACGGGGTCTCGCTCACGCAGGTCGCGCGGCAGGCCGTGGTGTTCCCGGACTCGCTGCGCGTGGTGGACGCGCTGCGCCGCTTCAAGACCGAGCGCGAGCAGTTCGCGCTGGTCGTGGACGAGCACGGCGCGGTCGACGGCATCGTCACCCTGGAGGACCTGCTGGAGGAGGTCGTCGGGGAGATCTACGACGAGACCGACCGGGACGTCCTGGAGGTGCGCCGCGAGGAGGACGGGGCCATGGTGCTGCCGGGCACGTTCCCGGTGCACGACCTGGTGGACCTGGGCGTCGAGCTGCGCGACCCGCCCGAGGGCGACTACACCACCGTCGCCGGGCTGATCCTGGTCGAGCTGGGCCTGGTGCCCGAGGGGCCGGGGGACCGGGCGGCGGTGGCGGGCTGGGACTTCGAGGTGCTGGCCGTCGAGCACCACGCGATCACGTCGGTTCGGCTGCGGCGGGCCGAACCGGCGGAGGCCGACGTGGAGCAGGACCCGGACGGGCAGGTGGTCGGGGCGGACTGA
- a CDS encoding DUF4240 domain-containing protein, with protein sequence MDRDAYWALVERARAAAGEFAGDRDLREDPLPDAVVAQLGALSGEELVEFSLRHGEIVDSAYRWPLWHAAHLIEGGCGDDGFADFRDGLVLQGRAVFEAAVADPDSLADLPVVLRMAREGGGWLGYESMSHLVRDAYKRARGESDSLLAAVAERRGAVVRRKPDGEQWDVEDPAENRARLPRLAELFES encoded by the coding sequence ATGGACCGCGATGCGTACTGGGCCCTGGTCGAACGAGCGCGGGCCGCCGCGGGGGAGTTCGCGGGGGACCGCGACCTGCGCGAGGACCCGCTGCCCGACGCCGTCGTCGCCCAGCTCGGGGCGTTGTCCGGCGAGGAGCTGGTCGAGTTCTCCCTGCGGCACGGTGAGATCGTGGACAGCGCTTACCGGTGGCCGCTCTGGCACGCCGCCCACCTCATCGAGGGCGGGTGCGGGGACGACGGGTTCGCGGACTTCCGCGACGGGCTGGTGCTCCAGGGGCGCGCGGTGTTCGAGGCCGCGGTGGCCGACCCGGACTCGTTGGCGGACCTGCCGGTGGTGCTGCGCATGGCGCGGGAGGGCGGCGGGTGGCTCGGGTACGAGTCGATGAGCCACCTGGTGCGCGACGCGTACAAGCGGGCGCGCGGGGAGAGCGACTCGCTGCTCGCGGCGGTGGCCGAGCGGCGCGGCGCGGTGGTGCGGCGCAAGCCCGACGGCGAGCAGTGGGACGTGGAGGACCCGGCCGAGAACCGGGCGCGGCTCCCCCGGCTCGCGGAGCTGTTCGAGTCGTGA
- a CDS encoding nitroreductase family deazaflavin-dependent oxidoreductase, translating to MPLSGEYDPSPEKWVRDQVELYESSGGTEGTTLRGMPVIVLTTLGAKSGKIRKSPLMRVEHDGRYAIVASLGGAPKHPVWYHNVVANPQVELQDGPVRKEYVAREVTGEEKALWWERAVAAFPDYADYQRKTEREIPVFVLDPLP from the coding sequence ATGCCCCTGTCCGGCGAGTACGACCCGAGCCCCGAGAAGTGGGTGCGCGACCAGGTCGAGCTGTACGAGAGCTCGGGCGGCACCGAGGGCACCACGCTGCGCGGGATGCCGGTGATCGTGCTGACCACGCTGGGCGCCAAGTCCGGCAAGATCCGCAAGTCGCCGCTGATGCGCGTCGAGCACGACGGCCGGTACGCGATCGTCGCCTCGCTCGGCGGCGCGCCCAAGCACCCCGTCTGGTACCACAACGTGGTCGCCAACCCGCAGGTCGAGCTGCAGGACGGGCCGGTCCGCAAGGAGTACGTGGCCCGCGAGGTGACCGGCGAGGAGAAGGCCCTGTGGTGGGAGCGGGCGGTCGCCGCGTTCCCCGACTACGCCGACTACCAGCGCAAGACCGAGCGGGAGATCCCGGTGTTCGTCCTGGACCCGCTGCCCTGA
- a CDS encoding L-threonylcarbamoyladenylate synthase produces the protein MARYLDVHPVNPQRRAIDQAVEVVRAGGLIAYPTDSCYALGCQLGNKEGLDRIRQIRNLDDKHHFTLVCRDFAQLGQFAYVENAAFRAIKAATPGSYTFILSATREVPRRLLHPKKKTVGVRIPDNAVVQALLEALGEPLLSSTLLLPDQEEPLVQGWEIKERLDHVVDAVLDSGDCGTEPTTVVDFSSGEAEVLRVGAGDPSRFE, from the coding sequence ATGGCCAGGTACCTCGACGTCCACCCGGTGAACCCCCAGCGGCGCGCCATCGACCAAGCGGTCGAGGTGGTGCGGGCGGGCGGGTTGATCGCCTACCCGACGGACTCCTGCTACGCGCTCGGCTGCCAGCTGGGCAACAAGGAGGGCCTGGACCGGATCAGGCAGATCCGGAACCTGGACGACAAGCACCACTTCACCCTGGTGTGCCGGGACTTCGCGCAGCTGGGCCAGTTCGCGTACGTGGAGAACGCGGCGTTCCGCGCGATCAAGGCCGCGACGCCGGGCAGCTACACGTTCATCCTGTCGGCGACCCGCGAGGTGCCGAGGCGGCTGCTGCACCCGAAGAAGAAGACGGTCGGCGTGCGCATCCCGGACAACGCGGTGGTGCAGGCCCTGCTGGAGGCGCTGGGCGAACCGCTGCTGTCGAGCACGCTCCTGCTCCCGGACCAGGAGGAGCCGCTGGTGCAGGGGTGGGAGATCAAGGAGCGGCTGGACCACGTGGTGGACGCCGTCCTGGACTCCGGCGACTGCGGCACCGAGCCGACGACGGTGGTGGACTTCTCCAGCGGCGAGGCCGAGGTGCTGCGGGTGGGGGCTGGGGACCCAAGTCGCTTCGAGTAG
- a CDS encoding PA14 domain-containing protein: MASPIANAAPKRPSEQVKAMDPDKLAPLPSGTGDPVSPEKQSGDFSPPTESGTPGKRSSAPKVDTPNKPAKNSKGKTKQKSSYVEGKSKLVERQPTADIYANPDGTRTAKLYQEVVNVPKDGTGELVPLDLDLVVEDGKVTPKQAQAEVVLPESTDGDAAITVVAPDTGKHASLEFEGLADRTAEINGEVATYRDVQPGIDLELHSMASGAKHVFVLNRAVDTPEWRFTLTVEPGFAPEQQEDGAVLVKDADGAVEFAVAAPKMWDNQEDERSGEWRSGPVTQRLEREGDAWKVVLAADRAWVKARERKFPIKVDPGLHTLYAAFDAYVSSAYPRNNYDVDWEDGRGYVNKIGSWPGAGSNQTYAFYHFLPHVYGKQILHASWNAYWVHSNLNRPTNVRIRDVACDWGRTSITWNNRPCLGSAYRDGTGVAGSWSTIDITDWVAWWAGGNGSYRGIMVDTTEGQNGWKKMAAAKAGPGGGASVVLVDYNDWPTGPENLGCGDCSAHSKDFTLAVRSNDANNDKRVVQYFVSTDPNVMGAYFTSHQVDIQPGQNEARWQVPKEALAWNQKHFWQARVRDDYMPDNTWTYSPVWSFTPQNQTPPTPALGGPADRGVVSSKQPTLSAGAVTDPDGDAVQYEFSIATGADGRSGLVAKSGWQDGTSWTVPTGVLKDGVTYTWTVRSRDRDQDTHSAYAASRKLRVDLRLGAQGPVPGDASGPITVNLSTGNVITDLATPKMTTVGGDVGVSMTYNSLGVGESGLVGSYFTGDSRDGIADSDSPVLVRTDPQVSFNWGEQSPYDPVMGKDGFRIRWQGYVKVPETGSYAFGGQYDDGLRVWIGDDKVFDQWKDNCTCGGPAKFDGAVAKQLVAGTSYPIRVEYREFSGPADVSLFSRKDDGAGAPVPASWLSPTASALPPGWSLSADVDGSGSYTKATLTESGVTLTDTTGAAHSYTKTSDGGYRPPPGEYGVLARDAEGKLTLLDGDGTTYLFGAAGQLEAVTSAADARKPAAARMEWTRPDATSPIPRLTRIVDPVSNRAITLHYAGDQACAPVGGYNPTPPGFLCAVKLPDGATSNLFYLNGRLGRFQNPGGEYHDFGFNEHHLLDQLRTPLSIDWIVVDGAKRNTFGPNYRVDYDGPVTKRAVKVSAPEPTGFEQNPSQRPQRTYSYGPDWTNVSIAGITPISGYARRVTRDAGGRMLTETDATGRTSHYEWAEDDKQLSTTDPAGLKSTTIYNAAGNPIESYGPAPVACFGADRRPVSPAPSGCDKIPTSRTGYDEGMSGLAASWWTNPNFSGSATRYSTTGINTDWRTSAPVPGVDVSGAVSTRLTGQLVVDAAGSHEFSTTEDDPGDSLRVYVDDNLVLDRGYSAAVLESGPVGYWRLGDEGTTAKDVSGNGRDGAYSGAVKRQQAGAMPDDRSTAVDFAGGQAQIAPGPFNLTGALTLEAWVKPRPNQAKGGWQDLISRWNGGDNNPMPYEWAINPEGKLEFRQIGNGSGF; the protein is encoded by the coding sequence ATGGCGTCCCCGATCGCCAACGCCGCCCCTAAGCGGCCATCCGAGCAGGTCAAGGCCATGGACCCGGACAAGCTCGCCCCGCTGCCGAGCGGCACGGGCGACCCGGTGTCCCCGGAGAAGCAGAGCGGTGACTTCTCTCCGCCGACCGAATCCGGCACACCGGGAAAGCGATCTTCGGCTCCCAAGGTCGACACCCCCAACAAGCCAGCGAAGAACTCGAAGGGCAAGACCAAGCAGAAGTCCAGCTACGTCGAGGGCAAGTCGAAGCTGGTGGAGCGCCAACCCACCGCAGACATCTACGCCAATCCCGACGGCACCAGGACCGCGAAGCTCTACCAGGAGGTCGTGAACGTCCCGAAGGACGGCACGGGCGAACTGGTCCCGCTGGACCTGGACCTGGTGGTCGAGGACGGCAAGGTCACGCCGAAGCAGGCGCAGGCCGAGGTGGTGCTGCCCGAGAGCACCGACGGCGACGCGGCGATCACGGTGGTCGCCCCGGACACCGGAAAGCACGCCTCGCTGGAGTTCGAGGGCCTGGCCGACCGCACCGCCGAGATCAACGGCGAGGTCGCCACCTATCGCGACGTGCAGCCGGGCATCGACCTGGAGCTGCACTCGATGGCCTCCGGCGCCAAGCACGTGTTCGTGCTCAACCGCGCGGTGGACACCCCCGAGTGGCGCTTCACGCTCACCGTCGAGCCGGGGTTCGCGCCCGAGCAGCAGGAGGACGGCGCGGTCCTGGTCAAGGATGCCGACGGGGCGGTGGAGTTCGCCGTCGCGGCCCCGAAGATGTGGGACAACCAGGAGGACGAGCGCTCCGGCGAGTGGCGCTCCGGCCCGGTCACCCAGCGCCTGGAGCGCGAGGGTGACGCGTGGAAGGTCGTGCTGGCTGCCGACCGGGCGTGGGTCAAGGCGCGCGAGCGCAAGTTCCCGATCAAGGTCGACCCCGGTCTGCACACGCTGTACGCGGCGTTCGACGCGTACGTGTCGAGCGCGTACCCGCGCAACAACTACGACGTGGACTGGGAGGACGGCCGGGGTTACGTCAACAAGATCGGCTCCTGGCCCGGCGCGGGCAGCAACCAGACCTACGCGTTCTACCACTTCCTGCCGCACGTGTACGGCAAGCAGATCCTGCACGCCTCGTGGAACGCCTACTGGGTGCACTCGAACCTGAACAGGCCGACGAACGTGCGCATCCGGGACGTGGCCTGCGACTGGGGCCGCACGTCGATCACCTGGAACAACCGTCCCTGCCTGGGGTCGGCCTACCGCGACGGCACGGGTGTGGCCGGGTCGTGGAGCACGATCGACATCACCGACTGGGTGGCGTGGTGGGCCGGGGGCAACGGCAGCTACCGGGGCATCATGGTCGACACGACCGAGGGGCAGAACGGCTGGAAGAAGATGGCCGCCGCCAAGGCCGGTCCCGGTGGTGGCGCGTCGGTGGTGCTGGTCGACTACAACGACTGGCCGACCGGTCCGGAGAACCTGGGCTGCGGCGACTGCTCGGCGCACTCCAAGGACTTCACCCTGGCGGTGCGCAGCAACGACGCCAACAACGACAAGCGCGTCGTGCAGTACTTCGTGTCCACCGACCCGAACGTCATGGGCGCCTACTTCACCTCCCACCAGGTGGATATCCAGCCCGGTCAGAACGAGGCGCGCTGGCAGGTCCCGAAGGAGGCGCTGGCCTGGAACCAGAAGCACTTCTGGCAGGCGCGCGTGCGGGACGACTACATGCCGGACAACACCTGGACCTACTCGCCGGTGTGGAGCTTCACCCCGCAGAACCAGACCCCGCCGACCCCGGCACTCGGCGGCCCGGCCGATCGCGGTGTGGTGTCGAGCAAGCAACCGACGTTGAGCGCGGGGGCGGTCACCGACCCCGACGGTGACGCGGTGCAGTACGAGTTCTCCATCGCCACCGGCGCGGACGGGCGTTCCGGTCTGGTCGCGAAGTCCGGTTGGCAGGACGGCACGAGCTGGACCGTGCCGACCGGGGTGCTCAAGGACGGGGTGACCTACACCTGGACGGTGCGCTCCCGCGATCGCGACCAGGACACCCACTCCGCCTACGCGGCGTCCCGCAAGCTGCGGGTGGATCTGCGGCTGGGCGCGCAGGGACCGGTGCCCGGCGACGCGTCGGGCCCGATCACGGTGAACCTGTCCACCGGCAACGTGATCACCGACCTGGCGACGCCGAAGATGACCACCGTCGGCGGTGACGTCGGCGTGTCCATGACCTACAACTCCCTGGGAGTCGGCGAGTCCGGTCTGGTGGGCTCGTACTTCACCGGTGACTCGCGCGACGGCATCGCCGACAGCGACTCCCCCGTGCTGGTGCGCACCGACCCGCAGGTGTCGTTCAACTGGGGCGAGCAGTCCCCCTACGACCCTGTGATGGGCAAGGACGGGTTCCGGATCCGCTGGCAGGGCTACGTGAAGGTCCCCGAGACCGGCTCGTACGCCTTCGGCGGTCAGTACGACGACGGGCTGCGGGTGTGGATCGGGGACGACAAGGTCTTCGACCAGTGGAAGGACAACTGCACCTGCGGCGGCCCGGCCAAGTTCGACGGCGCGGTCGCCAAGCAGCTCGTCGCGGGCACCTCGTACCCGATCCGCGTGGAGTACCGGGAGTTCTCCGGCCCGGCGGACGTGTCCCTGTTCTCCCGCAAGGACGACGGCGCGGGCGCGCCCGTCCCGGCGTCGTGGTTGTCCCCGACCGCGTCGGCGCTGCCGCCGGGCTGGTCGCTGTCAGCCGACGTGGACGGTTCAGGCAGCTACACCAAAGCGACGCTGACCGAGTCGGGCGTGACCCTCACGGACACGACCGGTGCCGCGCACTCGTACACCAAGACCTCGGACGGCGGCTACCGGCCTCCACCGGGCGAGTACGGCGTGCTGGCCCGTGACGCCGAGGGCAAGCTGACCTTGCTCGACGGCGACGGCACGACGTACCTGTTCGGCGCTGCCGGTCAGCTGGAGGCGGTCACCTCCGCGGCGGACGCGCGCAAGCCCGCCGCCGCGCGCATGGAGTGGACCAGGCCCGACGCCACCAGCCCGATCCCCAGGCTGACCAGGATCGTCGACCCGGTGTCGAACCGCGCGATCACCCTGCACTACGCGGGTGACCAGGCGTGCGCTCCCGTGGGCGGCTACAACCCGACCCCGCCGGGCTTCCTGTGCGCGGTCAAGCTCCCGGACGGCGCGACCAGCAACCTGTTCTACCTCAACGGACGGCTCGGCCGCTTCCAGAACCCCGGCGGCGAGTACCACGACTTCGGGTTCAACGAGCACCACCTGCTCGACCAGCTGCGCACCCCGCTCTCGATCGACTGGATCGTCGTCGACGGGGCCAAGCGCAACACGTTCGGCCCGAACTACCGCGTCGACTACGACGGCCCCGTGACCAAGCGGGCGGTGAAGGTCTCCGCACCGGAACCGACCGGGTTCGAGCAGAACCCGTCCCAACGACCGCAGCGCACCTACAGCTACGGCCCGGACTGGACGAACGTGTCGATCGCGGGCATCACCCCGATCTCGGGCTACGCGCGCCGGGTGACCCGCGACGCGGGCGGCCGGATGCTCACCGAGACCGACGCGACCGGGCGCACCTCGCACTACGAGTGGGCCGAGGACGACAAGCAGCTGTCCACCACCGATCCGGCGGGTCTGAAGTCGACCACGATCTACAACGCCGCGGGCAACCCGATCGAGTCCTACGGTCCCGCCCCTGTCGCGTGCTTCGGCGCCGACCGGCGGCCCGTGAGTCCCGCGCCCTCCGGCTGCGACAAGATCCCCACCAGCCGCACCGGCTACGACGAGGGCATGAGCGGGCTGGCCGCCTCCTGGTGGACCAACCCGAACTTCTCGGGCAGCGCGACCAGGTACTCCACCACGGGGATCAACACCGACTGGCGCACGTCCGCACCGGTTCCCGGAGTGGACGTCTCGGGCGCGGTGTCGACCCGACTGACCGGTCAACTGGTGGTCGACGCGGCCGGTTCCCACGAGTTCTCCACGACCGAGGACGACCCCGGTGACAGCCTGCGCGTCTACGTCGACGACAACCTCGTGCTGGATCGCGGTTACTCCGCGGCGGTGCTGGAGTCGGGTCCGGTCGGCTACTGGCGGCTGGGCGACGAGGGCACGACCGCCAAGGACGTGTCCGGCAACGGCCGGGACGGCGCGTACTCGGGGGCGGTGAAGCGGCAGCAGGCGGGCGCGATGCCCGACGACCGCAGCACGGCGGTCGACTTCGCGGGCGGCCAGGCGCAGATCGCACCGGGCCCGTTCAACCTGACCGGCGCGCTCACCCTGGAGGCGTGGGTCAAGCCGAGGCCCAACCAGGCCAAGGGCGGCTGGCAGGACCTGATCAGCCGCTGGAACGGCGGCGACAACAACCCCATGCCGTACGAGTGGGCGATCAACCCCGAGGGCAAGCTGGAGTTCCGCCAGATCGGCAACGGCTCCGGCTTCTAG
- a CDS encoding LamG-like jellyroll fold domain-containing protein, translating into MSEGTVSLSHWNHVAVTRDADNKVTFYVNGKKSGQSTIAKAGQANDVPLTIGNRPGGTTTDALLDEVAVYDKALEEKDVTRHAGAGGRVNEAPTKLTLSQGEHRIRVDYAQRALSGDQGRATAEAALSWKRDGSAANAVPTAVLSPNYGLITSTMTPGSGEQPEERTQTRYADNGFDPVYGLTTATVAAPFSLSLAERSDYEKPGSGFLRRISRELPTGAKSTYSYYGDTEARANPCVPASPAVVQSGLSKSTTSASGRVDEQVHDLRGRAVAHGSTGKWSCTAYDNRGRVAERKFPGNASTSERTVRYDYAVGGDPLVSSVIDQAGTITTRTDLLGHVVEYTDVAGLRTQSSYDLAGRVILERVTPPNKLDEPQETRYAHDDAGRILTVKLGTTTLVTAVYDAGGELVSASYANGSALAAVGRDAAGRLASRTWRTSDGKEIVSSVTRSPSGTIVDESLGGVDARPSGPNYVYDAVGRLTEAWVPGHHYTYDFTTSSAVGCPSNSQAGAGRNTNRIRLLDETAAGTAVTGYCYDSADRLLSTTGTSVVSDVHYDERGNTTRYTVSGSTTHLSWDGADRNIGLRSTGSAPANVSYSRDSEDRIVQRQATQGDARADVRYGHTGGGDTSEYSMNGSDKRLLSRSTSLPGGVLHTWTPDSTTVDHPAVRGDLVLTTGGDGKQIGALRTYDPFGQPAGLSTDNDGMPDNQPGHMDYGWLGQHQRPHEHAGALSVVQMGARPYSPLLGRFLSVDPVEGGSANDYDYVNGDPVNTTDLDGRCPFCVVLLIAGVRAGVSIIIKQGARQATTQVAKQVTRKPIGNVVTGYTKHGLQRVMGSRKDGGVSPSAILNTVRTGKIRNDAERGTIRYTGKMPSSW; encoded by the coding sequence GTGTCCGAGGGCACGGTCTCGCTGAGCCACTGGAACCACGTGGCGGTCACCCGCGACGCGGACAACAAGGTCACCTTCTACGTCAACGGCAAGAAGTCCGGCCAGTCGACGATCGCGAAGGCGGGTCAGGCCAACGACGTCCCGCTGACCATCGGCAACCGGCCCGGCGGCACCACGACGGACGCGCTGCTCGACGAGGTCGCGGTCTACGACAAGGCGCTGGAGGAGAAGGACGTCACCAGGCACGCGGGCGCCGGTGGCCGGGTGAACGAGGCCCCCACCAAGCTGACCCTCTCCCAGGGCGAACACCGGATCAGGGTGGACTACGCCCAGCGCGCGTTGTCCGGCGATCAAGGCCGCGCCACTGCAGAGGCAGCCCTCTCGTGGAAACGAGATGGTAGTGCTGCCAACGCTGTTCCGACGGCTGTGCTGAGTCCGAACTACGGTCTCATCACATCAACAATGACTCCGGGCTCCGGCGAACAGCCGGAAGAACGAACGCAGACCAGGTACGCAGACAACGGATTCGACCCTGTCTACGGCTTGACCACTGCAACGGTCGCCGCTCCCTTCAGCTTGTCACTTGCCGAACGTTCCGACTACGAAAAGCCTGGCAGTGGCTTCCTGCGCCGTATCAGCCGCGAACTGCCGACCGGCGCCAAGAGCACGTACTCGTACTACGGCGACACCGAAGCACGTGCAAATCCCTGCGTGCCAGCTTCTCCCGCTGTCGTGCAGTCGGGTCTGTCCAAGTCGACTACCTCGGCATCAGGGCGGGTGGACGAGCAGGTGCACGATCTGCGCGGTCGTGCAGTAGCGCACGGCAGCACGGGCAAGTGGTCGTGCACGGCCTACGACAACCGGGGCCGGGTGGCCGAACGCAAGTTCCCCGGCAACGCTTCCACCTCTGAACGGACCGTGCGCTATGACTACGCGGTGGGCGGCGACCCGCTCGTATCGTCGGTCATCGACCAGGCTGGCACGATCACGACCAGGACGGACCTGCTCGGCCACGTGGTGGAGTACACCGACGTTGCAGGATTGCGCACGCAGAGCAGCTACGACTTGGCCGGACGCGTGATCCTGGAGCGGGTGACACCACCCAACAAACTCGATGAACCCCAGGAGACGCGCTACGCGCACGATGACGCCGGACGGATTCTCACCGTCAAGCTGGGGACGACCACGCTGGTCACCGCGGTTTATGACGCAGGGGGCGAACTGGTGTCCGCGTCCTACGCCAACGGCAGCGCGCTGGCCGCTGTCGGACGGGACGCCGCAGGCAGATTGGCATCGCGCACCTGGAGGACCAGCGACGGCAAGGAGATCGTCTCGTCCGTCACGCGTTCACCTTCAGGCACGATCGTGGACGAGTCCCTGGGCGGCGTGGACGCGCGCCCTTCCGGTCCGAACTACGTCTACGACGCGGTTGGCAGGCTGACCGAGGCGTGGGTGCCGGGACACCACTACACCTACGACTTCACCACCAGCAGTGCTGTCGGTTGCCCGTCGAACTCCCAGGCGGGGGCCGGACGCAATACCAACCGGATTCGCCTGCTCGACGAGACGGCAGCCGGGACGGCAGTAACCGGGTACTGCTACGACTCCGCAGACCGACTCCTGTCCACTACGGGGACCTCAGTCGTGAGCGACGTGCATTACGACGAGCGGGGGAACACCACCCGGTACACGGTCAGCGGCAGCACCACCCACCTGTCGTGGGACGGCGCGGACCGTAACATCGGCCTGCGAAGTACCGGCAGCGCACCTGCCAATGTCTCCTACAGCAGGGACAGCGAAGACCGGATCGTCCAGAGGCAGGCCACCCAGGGCGACGCCAGAGCCGATGTCCGCTACGGCCATACCGGTGGCGGTGACACCTCCGAGTACAGCATGAACGGCTCGGACAAGCGGTTGCTGTCGCGCAGCACGAGCCTGCCCGGCGGGGTGCTGCATACCTGGACACCGGACTCCACCACGGTGGACCACCCGGCAGTTCGGGGTGATCTGGTCCTCACCACCGGCGGGGACGGCAAGCAGATCGGCGCGCTGCGCACCTACGACCCATTCGGCCAGCCAGCCGGGCTGAGCACCGACAACGACGGCATGCCTGACAACCAACCGGGACACATGGACTACGGCTGGCTAGGGCAGCACCAGCGCCCGCACGAGCACGCTGGAGCGCTGTCCGTCGTCCAGATGGGGGCACGACCGTACAGCCCGCTGCTCGGCAGGTTCCTGTCCGTTGATCCGGTTGAGGGCGGCAGCGCCAACGACTACGACTACGTCAACGGTGATCCGGTCAACACAACCGACCTCGACGGTCGTTGCCCGTTTTGCGTGGTGCTGCTCATCGCCGGGGTTCGCGCAGGCGTTTCGATAATCATCAAACAAGGGGCACGCCAGGCAACCACGCAGGTCGCGAAGCAGGTAACGCGAAAGCCGATCGGCAATGTGGTGACCGGTTACACAAAGCACGGACTCCAGCGCGTCATGGGCAGCAGGAAGGACGGAGGAGTGAGTCCGTCTGCGATCTTGAACACGGTACGAACCGGAAAAATACGCAATGACGCAGAGCGCGGCACGATCAGATACACCGGAAAAATGCCGTCGTCGTGGTAA
- a CDS encoding DedA family protein: MVLDFLRDLPPALVLALVFALPALEASTMLGVVFPGEVAVLVGGAVAHSGGVALWAVLVAAVGGAVVGDATGYLVGRRYGHRMIKVLPERLVRPEHLAKAEELLRRRGGVAVFVGRFTALLRALVPALAGMSRVPLRTFLLFNALGGVLWASGVALLGYGAGASLQLAEHRLGLASEIVLGVLVVAGAVVWLRRRKAHRS; the protein is encoded by the coding sequence GTGGTGCTCGACTTCCTCCGCGACCTCCCGCCCGCGCTCGTGCTCGCGCTCGTCTTCGCGCTCCCCGCGCTGGAGGCGTCGACCATGCTCGGCGTCGTCTTCCCCGGTGAGGTCGCCGTGCTGGTCGGCGGGGCGGTCGCGCACTCCGGTGGGGTTGCGCTGTGGGCGGTGCTGGTGGCGGCGGTCGGCGGGGCGGTCGTCGGGGACGCCACCGGGTACCTCGTCGGCCGCCGGTACGGGCATCGGATGATCAAGGTGCTGCCCGAGCGGCTGGTCAGGCCCGAGCACCTGGCCAAGGCCGAGGAGCTGCTGCGGCGGCGGGGCGGGGTGGCGGTGTTCGTGGGGCGGTTCACGGCGCTGCTGCGGGCGCTGGTGCCCGCGCTCGCCGGGATGAGCCGGGTGCCGCTGCGGACGTTCCTGCTGTTCAACGCCCTGGGCGGGGTGCTGTGGGCGTCCGGGGTGGCGCTGCTCGGGTACGGGGCGGGCGCGAGCCTGCAACTCGCCGAGCACCGGCTCGGGCTGGCCAGCGAGATCGTGCTGGGCGTGCTGGTGGTGGCGGGCGCGGTGGTGTGGCTGCGGCGGCGCAAGGCGCACCGGTCGTGA